A genome region from Vicinamibacteria bacterium includes the following:
- a CDS encoding tetratricopeptide repeat protein, with protein sequence EWLGIPGRAPSDLSIAPSRRGRGPRPAAAPRIEAPVEAPVQAKVEVPVEKNPEIEAPVETPKTPSSPVVDGSNVPEWSLTDRPADRFRDFFEEQGVSMSSAMENAPPEPPPEPALSPPSERAVGWKTLMVTDPDLVVDLPQAEDAPSMFAQIPIDEVAVSEEAVGLDLEDELEIEVEIAKPASVPEPEPPATVADETSVAADESASRAREQARRRIEQGGGESRLVRDVKLHFKLRDWEGAVPLLEQLIEICPGKAIYRGMMGRALSRLSSRRKEAEAHFVEALRLSPHDAEIHYWLGLYYKSFGLHSRALHEFKMTLRIKPRHEGARRQLGASAKQDDALGSVIKKFFG encoded by the coding sequence GAGTGGCTGGGAATCCCGGGGAGAGCGCCGAGCGATCTGAGTATCGCGCCGTCGCGGAGAGGACGCGGGCCGCGCCCCGCGGCCGCACCGCGAATCGAGGCCCCAGTCGAAGCACCGGTCCAGGCGAAAGTCGAAGTACCGGTCGAAAAAAATCCGGAGATCGAAGCACCGGTCGAAACGCCGAAAACACCGTCATCCCCTGTTGTCGATGGTTCCAACGTGCCGGAGTGGTCACTCACCGACCGTCCCGCCGATCGGTTCCGAGACTTCTTCGAAGAACAGGGCGTCTCCATGAGCTCGGCGATGGAGAACGCCCCGCCCGAGCCCCCACCGGAGCCAGCGCTCTCACCGCCATCGGAGCGGGCGGTCGGCTGGAAAACCCTGATGGTGACGGATCCCGATCTGGTGGTCGATCTTCCCCAGGCGGAGGACGCGCCGTCGATGTTCGCGCAAATCCCGATCGACGAAGTCGCGGTGAGCGAAGAGGCCGTTGGCTTGGACCTCGAAGACGAGCTCGAGATCGAGGTCGAGATAGCCAAGCCCGCGTCCGTGCCGGAGCCCGAGCCCCCGGCGACGGTGGCGGACGAGACGAGCGTCGCGGCGGACGAATCGGCCAGCCGCGCACGCGAGCAGGCGAGACGGCGTATCGAGCAGGGTGGAGGGGAGAGCCGGCTGGTGCGGGATGTGAAGCTTCATTTCAAGCTTCGCGACTGGGAAGGCGCGGTGCCCCTTCTCGAGCAACTCATCGAGATCTGTCCGGGCAAGGCTATCTACCGCGGCATGATGGGCCGGGCGTTGTCGCGACTGTCGTCGAGACGGAAGGAGGCGGAAGCGCATTTCGTCGAAGCCCTGAGGCTTTCGCCTCACGACGCCGAGATCCACTACTGGCTCGGCCTCTACTACAAATCGTTCGGATTGCACTCGCGGGCTCTGCACGAGTTCAAGATGACGCTCCGTATCAAGCCCCGACACGAGGGCGCCCGCCGGCAGCTCGGAGCGAGCGCGAAGCAGGACGACGCCCTCGGCTCCGTCATCAAGAAGTTCTTCGGCTGA